One stretch of Deinococcus sp. LM3 DNA includes these proteins:
- a CDS encoding PilT/PilU family type 4a pilus ATPase → MIPVTPENISTVLDDLTRAGASDIQLKTGQPPLIALHGVWTPQTQYALLTGNDVTNLHQKLCRDTRYRDIPDSQPWDADYRTSTSLSNFRVSGGKEHGRPYLVLRPLPREIPSFNELRLLDDEMGETPHGVGHLTEGFKWVMRQKRGLILVTGPTGSGKSTTLASFVDHVNRTQCHNIITIEDPIEFVFRSKRSQILQREVGVDTSSFSGALRAALRQKPDIILVGEMRDAETINAAFRAAATGHLVLSTLHNNESAATVERIINEFPAEEQNRARHALSEILVGIFAQQLVPTIAGKRQVIHEAMVLTSNQRSIIRPNGETDNGYLQSLRDTLKARNPYGNRSMDNELKRAVAAGIISEEVAQEYAIQPEKWSAE, encoded by the coding sequence ATGATCCCAGTCACCCCCGAAAACATCAGCACCGTCCTCGACGACCTCACCCGCGCGGGCGCCTCTGACATCCAGCTCAAAACCGGCCAGCCCCCCCTGATCGCCCTGCACGGCGTCTGGACCCCGCAGACGCAGTACGCCCTCTTGACCGGCAACGATGTCACGAACCTTCACCAGAAACTCTGCCGGGACACCCGCTACCGGGACATCCCGGACAGTCAACCCTGGGACGCCGACTACCGCACGTCCACCAGCCTCAGTAACTTCCGCGTGAGTGGTGGCAAGGAGCACGGGCGGCCCTACCTCGTCCTGCGGCCCCTCCCCCGCGAGATTCCCAGCTTCAACGAACTGCGCCTCCTGGACGACGAGATGGGCGAAACGCCGCACGGCGTCGGTCACCTCACTGAAGGCTTCAAGTGGGTGATGCGCCAGAAGCGCGGCCTCATCCTTGTGACCGGGCCGACCGGGAGCGGGAAGAGCACCACGCTCGCCAGCTTCGTCGATCACGTGAACCGCACCCAGTGCCACAACATCATCACGATCGAGGACCCCATCGAGTTCGTGTTCCGCAGCAAACGCAGCCAGATCCTCCAGCGGGAAGTCGGCGTGGACACCAGCTCCTTCAGTGGCGCCCTGCGCGCCGCGCTCCGGCAGAAACCCGACATCATCCTCGTCGGCGAGATGCGGGATGCGGAAACCATCAACGCCGCCTTCCGCGCCGCGGCCACCGGGCACCTCGTACTCTCCACCCTGCACAACAACGAGAGCGCCGCCACCGTCGAACGCATCATCAACGAGTTCCCGGCCGAGGAGCAGAACCGCGCCCGGCACGCCCTCTCCGAAATTCTCGTCGGCATCTTCGCGCAGCAGCTCGTCCCCACCATCGCCGGGAAGCGGCAGGTCATCCACGAGGCCATGGTGCTGACCAGCAACCAGCGCAGCATCATCCGCCCCAACGGCGAAACGGACAACGGATACCTGCAGTCCCTCCGAGACACCCTCAAAGCCCGCAACCCGTACGGGAACCGCAGCATGGATAACGAACTCAAGCGGGCCGTGGCAGCCGGGATCATCAGCGAAGAGGTCGCCCAGGAGTACGCCATCCAGCCCGAGAAATGGAGTGCCGAATGA
- a CDS encoding GspE/PulE family protein yields the protein MSSHTPPPVERHAAPYTASFLQALARYGHDTTDLDHPHHSPLALARRAGIPEGHLTGALNLIQFPVVEQAAPAEDAPHGMYIGTHRGQDVWAADDPWDLTAEEYAQGLVAFRPQAPATPPPPTARTTEAPAPERERPMRTVMDALYLLGYGEIRPDELTQSNYQERLLQDGRITPEELAQAYAKFTGTPYISARRDPPHPDVRNMLSDATINQYRIVPHSKRGNVLTILVQDPTDTFSLTAVEDELQHMEIEVAVASEPDLDHLILTLYTRAAQDAELEREAAGRQRDQDIVDLDSADPNSPVAKRISSAIIEAASNDASDIHFQPERTGLMIRERLHGNLIERSLVPTSLATQMINRLKMLSGMSLESQLPQDNRIAIPLVVNGKEQLLRMRVSSLPSNHGDSIVLRLLKDSGTLPTLDDTGFSEHNLALMREATTGSNGLLLVTGPTGSGKTTLMHTVLKGLNTPGRKISTIEDPIEYEQPRIVQTEIRRTDDPSTSLNFARVLRAILRQDPDIVFVGEIRDEETAETSVHAAQTGHLVLSTLHTNSALATISRLIDLGVPAYAVAETLRVVVSQRLVGRPCPECSVEELMPEQYAPTPGATMLRGTGQQGGRTCPLCHGQGDYKLIPVHEVLPVTPDVRAAIASRDQGALELAATMAGLKTLHQDGMEKVAAHQANLHSVLTRVK from the coding sequence ATGAGCAGCCACACGCCACCCCCAGTGGAACGCCACGCCGCCCCGTACACGGCCAGCTTCCTGCAGGCCCTCGCCCGGTACGGCCATGACACCACCGACCTCGACCACCCCCACCACTCCCCCCTCGCCCTCGCAAGGCGTGCTGGCATCCCCGAAGGCCACCTGACCGGTGCCCTGAACCTCATCCAGTTCCCCGTGGTCGAACAAGCCGCACCCGCAGAGGACGCCCCGCACGGCATGTACATCGGGACCCACCGCGGACAGGACGTCTGGGCCGCCGACGACCCCTGGGACCTCACGGCTGAGGAGTACGCGCAGGGTCTCGTCGCCTTCCGACCGCAGGCCCCCGCCACGCCACCCCCGCCCACCGCCCGCACCACTGAAGCGCCCGCGCCCGAACGGGAGCGCCCCATGCGGACCGTCATGGACGCCCTGTACCTCCTGGGCTACGGCGAGATCCGCCCTGACGAACTCACGCAGTCCAACTACCAGGAACGCCTCCTGCAGGATGGGCGCATCACCCCAGAAGAACTTGCGCAGGCCTACGCCAAGTTCACCGGGACGCCGTACATCAGTGCCCGCCGCGATCCGCCCCACCCGGACGTCCGGAACATGCTCAGCGACGCCACCATCAACCAGTACCGCATCGTGCCCCACTCCAAACGCGGCAACGTCCTCACCATCCTCGTGCAGGACCCCACCGACACGTTCTCCCTGACCGCCGTCGAGGACGAACTCCAGCACATGGAGATCGAGGTCGCCGTCGCCTCCGAACCCGACCTCGACCACCTCATCCTCACCCTGTACACCCGCGCCGCACAGGATGCCGAGCTCGAACGTGAAGCCGCCGGACGCCAACGCGACCAGGACATCGTCGACCTGGACTCCGCCGACCCGAACAGCCCCGTTGCCAAACGGATCAGCAGCGCGATCATCGAGGCGGCCAGCAACGACGCCAGCGACATCCACTTCCAGCCGGAACGCACGGGCCTGATGATCCGCGAGCGCCTCCACGGCAACCTCATCGAACGCAGCCTGGTGCCCACAAGCCTCGCCACGCAGATGATCAACCGCCTGAAGATGCTCAGCGGCATGAGTCTGGAAAGCCAGCTCCCGCAGGACAACCGCATCGCGATCCCCCTGGTCGTCAACGGCAAGGAGCAGCTGCTGCGCATGCGCGTCTCCAGCCTCCCCAGCAATCACGGTGACAGCATCGTCCTGCGCCTCCTCAAGGACAGCGGCACCCTCCCCACCCTCGACGACACCGGGTTCAGCGAGCACAACCTCGCCCTGATGCGCGAAGCGACGACCGGCTCCAATGGCCTCCTGCTCGTCACCGGTCCCACCGGCAGCGGCAAGACCACCCTCATGCACACCGTCCTCAAGGGCCTCAACACGCCCGGCCGGAAGATCAGCACCATCGAAGACCCTATCGAGTACGAGCAGCCCCGCATCGTACAGACCGAGATCCGCCGCACCGATGACCCCAGCACCTCGCTGAACTTCGCGCGAGTCCTGCGCGCCATCCTCCGCCAGGACCCGGACATCGTGTTCGTCGGCGAGATCCGCGACGAGGAAACCGCTGAAACGTCCGTGCACGCCGCCCAGACCGGTCACCTGGTCCTCTCCACCCTGCACACCAACAGCGCCCTGGCCACCATCTCCCGCCTGATCGACCTCGGCGTGCCCGCGTACGCCGTCGCCGAGACCCTGCGCGTGGTCGTCTCACAGCGCCTCGTGGGCCGCCCCTGCCCCGAATGCAGCGTGGAAGAACTCATGCCCGAGCAGTACGCCCCCACACCCGGCGCCACCATGCTGCGCGGCACGGGCCAGCAGGGCGGCCGGACCTGCCCCCTGTGCCACGGCCAGGGTGATTACAAGCTCATCCCCGTACACGAAGTCCTTCCCGTCACCCCCGACGTCCGCGCGGCCATCGCATCCCGCGATCAGGGTGCCCTCGAACTCGCCGCCACCATGGCCGGCCTGAAAACCCTTCACCAGGACGGCATGGAGAAAGTCGCGGCCCATCAGGCCAACCTCCACAGCGTCCTGACCCGCGTCAAGTGA